A genomic window from Tolypothrix sp. PCC 7910 includes:
- a CDS encoding glutamyl-tRNA reductase has protein sequence MNIAVVGLSHKTAPVEIREKLSIPEPQTESAIAQLTSFPHIDEVAILSTCNRLEIYIVTGETEHGIREVTQFLGEYSKLPVTSLRQHLFMLLHEDAVMHIMRVAAGLDSLVLGEGQILAQVKNTHKLGQQYNGIKTILNRLFKQALTAGKRVRTETSIGTGAVSISSAAVELAHMKVENLAACRVAILGAGKMSRLLVQHLVSKGAGQISILNRSTQRAVELAKLFPDQPIEIHPLSEMMAVIANSHLVFTSTSATDPILDRAKLEMVLEPNQSLMLFDISVPRNVHSDVNGLENVQAFNVDDLKAVVAQNYESRRKMAQEAEKILDEEVEAFDIWWRSLETVSTISCLRNKVETIREQELEKALSRLGSEFAEKHQEVIEALTRGIVNKILHDPMVQLRAQQDVEARRQCMQTLQMLFNLDAEEQFS, from the coding sequence ATGAATATAGCAGTGGTGGGGTTAAGCCATAAAACAGCCCCAGTAGAAATCCGGGAAAAGCTGAGTATTCCAGAACCTCAAACCGAAAGCGCGATCGCTCAACTTACCAGCTTTCCCCATATTGACGAAGTTGCTATTCTCAGCACTTGTAACCGTCTGGAAATTTACATTGTCACTGGTGAAACCGAACATGGGATTCGGGAAGTAACTCAGTTTCTGGGCGAATACAGCAAATTGCCTGTCACATCTTTACGCCAACACTTATTCATGTTGTTGCATGAAGATGCTGTGATGCATATTATGCGTGTAGCTGCTGGGTTAGACAGTCTCGTACTGGGAGAAGGACAAATTCTCGCTCAGGTGAAGAATACCCACAAACTGGGACAACAATATAACGGTATAAAAACAATTCTGAATCGATTATTTAAACAAGCCTTAACAGCAGGTAAGCGAGTTCGTACGGAAACTAGCATTGGTACTGGCGCAGTTTCCATCAGTTCCGCAGCTGTGGAATTGGCGCATATGAAGGTAGAAAATTTAGCAGCTTGTCGAGTCGCTATTCTCGGTGCTGGTAAAATGTCTCGCTTGCTGGTACAGCACCTCGTTTCTAAAGGCGCTGGGCAAATTAGTATTTTAAATCGCTCAACTCAACGAGCCGTAGAATTGGCTAAACTGTTCCCAGATCAGCCAATCGAAATTCATCCGCTATCAGAAATGATGGCAGTAATTGCCAACAGTCATTTAGTATTTACCAGTACTTCCGCTACAGACCCCATTTTGGATCGTGCGAAATTAGAAATGGTTTTAGAGCCTAACCAGTCTCTAATGCTATTTGATATTTCCGTACCCCGCAACGTCCATTCTGATGTGAATGGGCTAGAAAATGTCCAGGCGTTCAACGTCGATGATTTGAAGGCTGTAGTAGCACAAAACTATGAAAGCCGTCGCAAGATGGCTCAAGAAGCAGAGAAAATCCTGGATGAAGAAGTAGAAGCTTTTGATATTTGGTGGCGCAGTCTAGAAACTGTCTCCACAATTAGCTGTCTGCGAAATAAAGTAGAAACCATCCGCGAACAGGAATTGGAAAAGGCTTTGTCGCGCTTGGGTTCGGAATTCGCAGAAAAGCATCAAGAAGTCATTGAAGCTTTAACGAGAGGCATCGTTAACAAAATTTTACACGATCCGATGGTGCAATTGCGAGCGCAGCAAGATGTAGAAGCTAGACGGCAATGTATGCAGACTCTGCAGATGTTATTTAACCTAGATGCAGAGGAACAGTTTAGCTAA
- a CDS encoding helix-turn-helix transcriptional regulator, which produces MSEVFPGALSPVADYFKVLSEVSRLQVLCCLKSGAKNVTEIIALTGLGQANVSKHLKVLTQAGIVKRTPEGVSVIYEIADPICLRLCELVCDRLAERLEEQTQQLQSLKPLATSKRF; this is translated from the coding sequence ATGTCAGAAGTTTTTCCTGGGGCATTAAGCCCAGTTGCTGACTATTTTAAAGTCTTGTCTGAAGTTAGTCGGCTACAAGTTTTATGTTGTTTGAAATCGGGTGCCAAAAATGTTACGGAAATTATCGCCTTAACTGGACTCGGACAGGCAAATGTGTCGAAGCACCTCAAAGTCTTGACTCAGGCGGGTATTGTTAAAAGAACACCAGAAGGTGTCAGCGTCATTTATGAAATCGCTGATCCTATATGTTTGCGATTATGTGAGTTAGTATGCGATCGCCTGGCTGAAAGATTAGAGGAGCAAACCCAACAGCTACAAAGCCTTAAGCCTCTAGCTACTAGCAAAAGGTTCTAA
- a CDS encoding Uma2 family endonuclease has product MQLETQKRYYTPEEYLEIEEKAEYKSEYRDGEIVPMTGGTTNHNKIAGNFYAYLKFALKGKNYDVYIGDVRLWIPRYRQHTYPDVMVIEGEPIYTGTSTTTVMNPLLIAEVLSKSTKNYDQGDKFLYYRSIPEFQEYILIDQYQYHVMQYVKTAASQWSFTEIEGESATLSLQTVDFQIELHDLYEKVNFAENDED; this is encoded by the coding sequence ATGCAGTTAGAAACACAAAAGCGTTATTACACACCTGAAGAATATTTGGAAATTGAAGAAAAAGCAGAATATAAAAGCGAGTACCGGGATGGAGAAATTGTACCGATGACGGGTGGAACTACCAATCATAATAAAATTGCAGGCAACTTTTATGCTTATTTGAAGTTTGCTTTAAAAGGCAAAAATTATGATGTTTATATTGGTGATGTGCGTTTGTGGATACCCCGTTATCGGCAACATACATATCCAGATGTCATGGTAATCGAAGGAGAACCGATTTACACAGGAACTAGCACAACAACAGTAATGAATCCGTTATTAATTGCGGAAGTTCTCTCTAAATCTACCAAAAACTATGACCAAGGCGATAAATTTCTTTATTATCGCTCTATTCCAGAATTCCAAGAATATATTTTAATTGACCAATATCAGTATCATGTCATGCAATATGTAAAAACTGCCGCAAGCCAATGGTCATTTACAGAAATTGAAGGTGAATCTGCAACTTTATCACTGCAAACTGTGGATTTTCAAATTGAATTACATGACCTTTACGAGAAAGTTAATTTTGCAGAAAATGACGAAGATTAA
- a CDS encoding helix-turn-helix domain-containing protein, translated as MFRSFTNRKRRNGSISKQGTSFVQAARFLGVDQSTLYMALQKGQIPTSRRNGRTVISQGALMDYKVRTRPIL; from the coding sequence ATGTTCAGATCATTCACAAATCGAAAGAGAAGGAACGGAAGTATATCCAAACAGGGTACTTCATTTGTACAGGCTGCTAGGTTTTTAGGTGTAGATCAAAGTACTCTGTATATGGCTCTGCAAAAAGGGCAAATTCCTACCAGCAGACGAAATGGACGCACTGTAATTAGCCAAGGCGCTTTAATGGACTACAAAGTTAGAACTCGTCCTATCTTATAA